In a single window of the Papaver somniferum cultivar HN1 chromosome 8, ASM357369v1, whole genome shotgun sequence genome:
- the LOC113301912 gene encoding uncharacterized protein LOC113301912 isoform X1: protein MKLEKQYKSMIGSDKNGCICTIKSTMGLLCSHEMQMYRDRNEAIPLSIINPFWRQLSFSSVYGVQEEKLFRGLSVLIDMEKRWNEATPEQRQAIQFDMNVIAHPNLTPSLKPDYKKGKTKQNDTRRLPSRHENMDKQYEEEYKESDIASKVSSRVVRSQPTTSAICLSNPILLPKSATQICAEVEQSQPTTTTTMVNVLSDYQFSDKKYFKYLPIHIIPFVTSTKEVGRVGNCVFEVVEKQLNLGNQSIRLKLSGPQFVREKILSNMDKQQALYRTMWGDKGYDDMVKRITIPRNMTNVSIDKWMCMPECGFIIAETFSTVVHYIGKDMSYTFAPTTVRMTTKIKNKKVVMGFVEGNHFIGLKLSGNCPLPPEPDMEYWKDVKNPLLRSG from the coding sequence ATGAAGCTTGAAAAACAATACAAATCAATGATTGGTAGTGACAAAAATGGTTGTATTTGTACTATCAAGTCGACTATGGGACTGCTATGTTCACATGAGATGCAGATGTATCGTGATAGGAATGAAGCGATCCCCCTTTCTATTATTAATCCCTTCTGGAGGCAATTGTCATTTAGCTCCGTGTATGGAGTACAGGAAGAGAAGTTGTTCCGTGGATTGAGTGTGTTAATAGATATGGAAAAAAGGTGGAATGAAGCCACACCAGAGCAAAGGCAAGCTATTCAATTCGACATGAATGTAATTGCTCACCCTAATTTAACTCCTTCATTGAAGCCTGATTATAAGAAGGGTAAGACTAAGCAAAACGACACTAGAAGACTCCCATCCAGGCATGAAAATATGGATAAACAGTACGAGGAAGAATATAAAGAAAGTGACATTGCTAGTAAAGTTTCTTCTAGAGTTGTACGAAGTCAGCCAACAACATCAGCAATTTGTTTGTCGAATCCAATACTGTTGCCCAAAAGTGCAACACAAATTTGTGCCGAAGTTGAACAGAGTcagccaacaacaacaacaacaatggtaAATGTGTTGTCAGATTATCAATTTTCAGACAAGAAATACTTCAAATATTTGCCGATTCATATAATTCCTTTTGTTACTTCGACCAAAGAAGTTGGCAGGGTGGGAAATTGTGTATTTGAGGTCGTAGAGAAACAACTTAATTTGGGGAATCAGTCTATCAGGCTGAAGTTGTCAGGTCCCCAATTTGTTCGAGAGAAAATTCTCAGTAACATGGATAAACAACAAGCATTGTATAGAACCATGTGGGGAGACAAAGGCTATGATGATATGGTGAAACGCATTACAATTCCTCGAAATATGACAAATGTTTCTATCGATAAATGGATGTGTATGCCGGAATGTGGATTTATTATTGCCGAGACATTTTCTACTGTGGTGCATTATATTGGGAAAGACATGAGCTACACTTTTGCCCCAACTACTGTTAGAATGACCACTAAAATAAAGAATAAAAAGGTGGTCATGGGTTTTGTCGAGGGAAATCACTTTATCGGGTTAAAATTGAGTGGAAATTGTCCACTGCCTCCAGAACCTGACATGGAGTACTGGAAGGATGTGAAGAACCCTTTGCTGAGGAGCGGCTAG
- the LOC113301912 gene encoding uncharacterized protein LOC113301912 isoform X2, with protein MIQLLSEDTGAENFNFDGFDFLEDGELYSNTLNPGLLEDDKDDFLIDDHLNTPVVNAGDFVPSSKESPDTSHLYTSDKVFATKLDAKKWCVETGKNHNCAIVVKGGSVRKRNVWTTGKGYRFELQCERGGVYRIHKSKREISVMIGKRKRDTWSKKRGCPFLLSVL; from the exons ATGATACAACTTCTTTCAGAAGATACGGGTgctgaaaatttcaattttgatgGGTTTGATTTCTTAGAAGATGGAGAGCTCTACAGTAATACTCTTAATCCTGGGTTGTTAGAGGATGACAAAGATGATTTCCTAATTGATGATCATTTAAACACTCCA GTGGTTAATGCTGGTGATTTTGTACCCAGTTCTAAAGAATCCCCGGACACCTCACATCTTTACACCTCTGATAAG GTTTTTGCCACCAAATTGGATGCGAAGAAATGGTGCGTGGAGACAGGCAAAAATCACAACTGCGCTATTGTTGTAAAAGGGGGTTCAGTGAGGAAACGGAACGTTTGGACCACTGGAAAAGGTTATAGGTTTGAACTGCAATGTGAGAGAGGTGGTGTTTACAGAATCCACAAGTCCAAAAGAGAAATCTCAGTGATGATAGGCAAAAGAAAGAGAGACACATGGTCTAAAAAAAGGGGATGTCCATTTCTGCTGAGTGTTCTTTGA